The genomic stretch CCTCACCTCTTCACGCTTCTCCGGCGCGGTTATCCGCTCCACGAGCGGGTGCTCCGGGGCGAGGCTCATAAAGGTCACGCCGTAGAGCGTATCGGGCCGGGTCGTGAATATATCTATCGCTTCATTCGAGCCTATGACGGGGAAGCGCGCCTCGGCCCCGACACTCTTCCCTATCCAGTTCCTCTGCATGGTGAGCACCTTCTCGGGCCAGCCGGGCAGATTATTCGTATCCTCCAAAAGTTCTTCGGCGTACTCGGTAATCTTAAAGAACCACTGGTCGAGCTCTTTCGCTTCGACCGTGGACTCGCACCTCCAGCAGAGCCCGTCCTCGACCTGCTCGTTTGCGAGGACGGTTGAGCATTCGGGGCACCAGTTGACGGTCGAGAGTTTTTTGTAGGCTAAACCCTTCTCAAAGAGTTTAAGGAAGACCCACTGGTTCCAGCGGTAGTACTCCGGCGAGCTTGTGGCGACCTCGCGGTCCCAGTCGTAGCCGAAGCCCATGCGCTTCAGCTGGGCCCTCATCTTATCTATATTTTCGTGGGTCCATTTGGCGGGATGTATCCCGTGCTGGATGGCGGCGTTCTCGGCCGGAAGGCCGAAGGAGTCCCAGCCCATGGGGTGGAGGACGTCCTTCCCCTTCATCATGAAGAAGCGCGCCACCACATCGCCGATGGAGTAGTTCCGGACGTGGCCCATGTGGATCTTGCCCGAGGGATAGGGGAACATCTCGAGGACGTAGTACTTATCGCCGCCAGACCCCTTACGGGTCTTGAAGGCGCCCTTCTCCTCCCAGAGCTTTTGCCACTTCTCTTCTATTCTCTTCGGGTCGTATTTGTCGGTTATGTCCGGCATGGTCGTCATCTCTCATTTCCCCGTAAAAACAGCACAATATGCCCCTGTGTTTTTAGCATATAAGCCTATCTTTTTCAACAGCCCCGCAAAACAAGCCAAAAAACTTAATGGGTGAAATTTAGTGGGAAAGAGAGATAAAATTGGTGGTGTTGGTGCTTTCTTCCTGTAATAAATAAAAATAATCTGCTATAAGTTGTGTATGTTGTAGACGATAATCCGTAGTCGGGATAAAGGAGGAATGAAATGCAGTGCAGGCTTAATCAATACTTACTTCTCGCCGTATTACTTATTTTTTCTGCAGGATGCGCTACCACGCAAAGCCAATTGATGCTATCTGCATGGGCCGGCAAAACCGATACCGTGAAAGCCCTGCTTGCCGAGGGTGCCGACACAAACGAGAAAGACAACCAAGGCAGAACAGCTCTGATGATTGCGGTAGAGAAAGGGCATAACGACACAGTTAAAGTCCTTCTTGCTCACGGTTCTGATGTGAATACAAAAACAAAAAAAGGCGTTACTGCACTGATGGCTGCTTCAATGATGGGCCATACTGATATCGTGGGTGTCTTATTGAAGGCAGGCGTCGATATCAATGCTAAAGATACCAATGGCATGTCTGCCCTAATGTTTACTCTGGTAAAAGATCATCGTGATATTGCAAAAATCTTAATTGAAGCGGGAGCTGACGTGAATGATAAAACCAAGTACGATATCACTGTACTGATAGGAGCGGCATTGTACGGTTATGCTGATATCGTAAATGTCTTGTTAGAGAAAGGTGCCGATGTAAACGCGAAAAACAATGTCGGCAACACAGCATTAATGCTTGCGGCAGGAAAAGGCTTTATTGAGATTGTAAGAGTTTTGTTGGAAAGTGGTGCTGATGTAAACATGAAAAACAAAGGCGGCAATACAGCATTAATTGTTGCGGCACTCGAAGGTCACAATGCGATAGTGAAAGTCTTGGTGGATGAAGGCGCTGATGCGAACGCAAAGAGCAATAGTGGTATGACAGCCCTGATGATTGCGGCAAAGAAAGGGCATACCGACACAGTCAAAGCCCTTCTTGTTCACGGTTCTGATGCGAACACAAAAACAAAAAAAGGCGCTACTGCACTGATGGGAGCGGCATTCTACGGTTATGCTGATATCGTAAATGTCTTGTTAGAGAAAGGTGCCGATGTGAACGCAAAAAACAATGCTGGCAACACAGCATTAATGCTTGCGGCAGGAGAAGGCTTTATTGAAGTTGCAGGAATCTTGTTGAAAAGTGGTGCTGATGTAAATATGAAAAACAAAGGCGGCAATACAGTATTAATTATTGCGGCAGGAAAAGGTCACAACGAGATGGTGAAAGTCTTGATGGATGAAGGCGCTGATGCGAATGCAAAGAGCAATGGTGGTGTGACAGCCCTGATGATTGCTGAGACGAAAGGACACACCACCATGGTGCAGCTACTTAAAGGAGCCGGTGACCATGAATCAACGGTCAAGCCCCTCCAAGAGGTCACAGCTTTGTCGGCAGGAGGGGCTCATACTTGCGCGCTTCTTCTGGACGGAACCGCAACATGCTGGGGAAGTAATGGAACCGGACAACTTGGCAACGAGACTGTAAGAATTGGCACAAATATCTCTGTCGCGGTCAATGGAATTTCCAACATTAAAGCTATCGCGGCCGGATTTCTCCATACGTGCACGGTCCTTTCCGATGGCAAAATAATATGCTTTGGGATCGACCTCACAAGAAGTGACCTGACAACTTTTATGGAGACCGCCGATGCCGAAAACATGCGCAAATTATTCTCTCGACCCGTTGAGGTCAAAGGCATCTCTGACGCCACAACAGTTGCAGCAGGATGGCTTCACGCATGCGTAATCCTTTCGGATGGCAAAGTGAACTGTTGGGGGGACAATTCAACGGGCCAGCTTGGTAACGGGACTACAATAAATTCAACCGTTCCTGTAAAAACTGAGGGGATTACTGAAGCCACCGCGATAACCACGGGAGTTGCCCATACATGTGCTGTCCTTTCCAATAGAACTGTTAAATGTTGGGGTACCGATAGTTTCGGTATCGGTAGTGGTGGTAAAATATATGGCTTTAGTTCTCTTTCTCCGGTTGAGATAAAAGGTATTTCCAATGCAACATCTGTTGCTGCCGGCAGGAACCATACATGTGCTCTGCTTTCG from Thermodesulfobacteriota bacterium encodes the following:
- a CDS encoding ankyrin repeat domain-containing protein; translation: MQCRLNQYLLLAVLLIFSAGCATTQSQLMLSAWAGKTDTVKALLAEGADTNEKDNQGRTALMIAVEKGHNDTVKVLLAHGSDVNTKTKKGVTALMAASMMGHTDIVGVLLKAGVDINAKDTNGMSALMFTLVKDHRDIAKILIEAGADVNDKTKYDITVLIGAALYGYADIVNVLLEKGADVNAKNNVGNTALMLAAGKGFIEIVRVLLESGADVNMKNKGGNTALIVAALEGHNAIVKVLVDEGADANAKSNSGMTALMIAAKKGHTDTVKALLVHGSDANTKTKKGATALMGAAFYGYADIVNVLLEKGADVNAKNNAGNTALMLAAGEGFIEVAGILLKSGADVNMKNKGGNTVLIIAAGKGHNEMVKVLMDEGADANAKSNGGVTALMIAETKGHTTMVQLLKGAGDHESTVKPLQEVTALSAGGAHTCALLLDGTATCWGSNGTGQLGNETVRIGTNISVAVNGISNIKAIAAGFLHTCTVLSDGKIICFGIDLTRSDLTTFMETADAENMRKLFSRPVEVKGISDATTVAAGWLHACVILSDGKVNCWGDNSTGQLGNGTTINSTVPVKTEGITEATAITTGVAHTCAVLSNRTVKCWGTDSFGIGSGGKIYGFSSLSPVEIKGISNATSVAAGRNHTCALLSDGTVKCWGSNVLGQLGNIKVSASSAPLKVEGISKAVAIAAGAFHTCALHSDGMVKCWGVNPEPFIEEPAVSPIPLAVEGISDAVAITSGGTHVCAILSDSTVKCWGDNEAGQLGGGIGTKFSSTPVKVVEF